The Acipenser ruthenus chromosome 37, fAciRut3.2 maternal haplotype, whole genome shotgun sequence genome has a window encoding:
- the LOC117966074 gene encoding myosin regulatory light chain 2, atrial isoform-like, with translation MASRKAATKSKAAAKRTQRGSSNVFSMFEQSQIQEFKEAFSCIDQDRDGIIKKADLKETYAQLGKLNVNDDELEEMLKEGKGPINFTVFLTLFGEKLNGTDPEDIILNAFKLFDPNGTGAVNKDEFKRLLMTQADKFTAEEVEQAFSVAPIDVAGNIDYKSLCYIITHGDEKEES, from the exons ATG GCCAGCAGGAAAGCAGCAACAAAGAGCAAGGCAGCAGCCAAGCGCACACAGCGCGGCTCCTCCAATGTCTTCTCCATGTTCGAGCAGTCCCAGATCCAGGAGTTCAAGGAG GCCTTCAGCTGCATCGATCAGGATCGAGATGGAATCATTAAAAAAGCTGACTTGAAAGAGACATATGCACAGCTgg GGAAACTCAACGTGAATGATGATGAACTGGAGGAGATGCTGAAGGAGGGGAAAGGTCCCATCAACTTCACTGTCTTTCTAACGCTCTTCGGGGAAAAGCTTAACG GCACTGATCCGGAAGACATTATCCTGAATGCATTCAAACTCTTTGACCCCAATGGCACTGGAGCAGTAAACAAGGACGA GTTCAAGAGGCTGCTGATGACCCAGGCTGACAAATTCACTGCAGAGGAG GTGGAGCAGGCATTTTCGGTCGCACCCATCGACGTGGCAGGAAACATCGATTATAAATCCCTTTGTTACATCATCACTCACGGGGATGAGAAGGAGGAGTCTTGA